The proteins below come from a single Anderseniella sp. Alg231-50 genomic window:
- a CDS encoding tripartite tricarboxylate transporter permease, with protein sequence METILKALTLVTDPYTLGVMLLAAMFGLFVGAIPGLTATMATALLIPFTFFMDPVPAIAAIVATVATAIFAGDIPGALLRIPGTPASAAYCDEAYAMTKKGLAERALGIALVTSVIGGLAGSIVLSLSAPALAEFAIQFSSFEYFWLACLGLSCAVIISTGSTIKGFVSLLIGLFIATIGIDGTAGHPRFTFGNIELMGGVSFIPAMIGMFAISEVLRYVASRRTVIEVPQQSVGSVFSGLGRILLRYKFNIARGSSIGAVVGILPGAGADIAAWICYAISKKRSKEPDKFGTGHPEGLVDAGSANNASLAGAWVPAIVFGIPGDSITAIVIGVLYMKGMNPGPMVFIQNPELIYAVFIAFFLANLALLPLGFAAIRLSRQILKIPRRVLMPLILMFCMVGAFAINNTVFGITVMLVLGIVAYLMEENGFPVAPAILGIVLGGMVEDNFMASMIKADGSMLGFFSRPIAATLGVITIMLWLMPILVAAWNQYRRARNPTVDT encoded by the coding sequence TTCCGGGGCTTACCGCCACCATGGCAACGGCGCTCCTGATACCGTTCACCTTTTTCATGGACCCGGTTCCCGCCATTGCGGCAATCGTCGCGACGGTTGCCACTGCAATCTTTGCAGGAGACATACCAGGCGCCCTGCTGCGCATTCCCGGTACGCCTGCTTCAGCCGCCTATTGCGACGAAGCCTACGCCATGACCAAGAAAGGTCTTGCAGAACGCGCCCTCGGCATTGCCCTGGTCACATCGGTTATCGGCGGGCTGGCCGGGTCCATAGTGTTATCACTCAGCGCACCGGCACTTGCCGAATTCGCAATCCAGTTCTCCTCGTTCGAATATTTCTGGCTGGCCTGCCTGGGGTTGTCATGCGCCGTCATCATTTCAACCGGCTCCACCATAAAGGGCTTTGTGTCACTGCTGATCGGGCTGTTCATCGCCACCATCGGCATTGATGGCACGGCGGGACATCCGCGGTTCACCTTCGGTAACATCGAACTGATGGGCGGCGTGAGCTTTATTCCGGCCATGATCGGCATGTTCGCCATCTCCGAAGTGCTGCGTTACGTGGCATCCAGGCGCACCGTCATTGAGGTGCCACAGCAATCCGTCGGCAGCGTGTTCTCAGGTCTTGGTCGGATCCTGCTGCGCTACAAGTTCAACATCGCCCGTGGCAGTTCCATTGGCGCGGTGGTCGGCATTTTGCCGGGTGCCGGAGCCGATATCGCCGCCTGGATCTGTTATGCAATTTCCAAGAAGCGATCGAAGGAGCCAGACAAGTTCGGCACCGGCCATCCCGAAGGGCTGGTTGATGCAGGCTCTGCCAACAATGCCAGCCTGGCCGGCGCTTGGGTGCCGGCAATTGTCTTTGGCATTCCCGGCGATTCCATAACCGCCATAGTCATCGGCGTACTCTACATGAAGGGCATGAACCCCGGCCCGATGGTATTCATCCAGAACCCGGAACTGATCTACGCCGTGTTCATCGCATTTTTTCTTGCCAATCTGGCCCTGTTGCCGTTGGGTTTTGCGGCCATCAGACTGTCGCGCCAGATTCTGAAAATACCACGCCGTGTGCTCATGCCGCTGATCCTCATGTTCTGCATGGTCGGCGCATTTGCCATCAACAACACGGTCTTCGGCATCACCGTTATGTTGGTTCTCGGCATCGTCGCCTACCTGATGGAGGAAAACGGCTTTCCTGTAGCACCTGCCATTCTCGGCATCGTCCTCGGCGGCATGGTCGAGGACAATTTCATGGCATCGATGATCAAGGCCGACGGCAGCATGTTAGGCTTCTTCTCCCGCCCCATAGCGGCAACCCTCGGCGTCATCACCATCATGCTGTGGCTCATGCCAATCCTGGTAGCAGCATGGAATCAATACCGACGAGCGCGAAATCCAACCGTCGATACATGA
- a CDS encoding ABC transporter permease subunit, whose protein sequence is MMKTDPVIANESSEQLAENRAENRDELIREFVETNPDYYRHQFARIGAKAGFTWTFNQMAALLGPIWYGMRGLWNWGLPFVILETFAFIQIARGTFGDLGADARDRIAQIEGTLEFRKQQLEAAIEKNADNVDVFRRTIKSLETAIEDIQAEIVVAEANAVWIVLFGLAMLAVVKIAEGIMANPALESRFSQWLSDRSIKSGLDTLRTGTSAVFVLLIFAVSIIHFAFPGTVSWLAVFPTDVNIRLTAIKFVEQFFEFVRSSGQWAFDFVSYGIRVVLDGLEVLFVATPWPVIASFIILLTWLSAGFLAAMASAGFLAYMGLFGFWEKAMTTLALLGTAACISIVLGIPLGLFCARRPRFYAIIRPIMDFMQTMPSFVFMIPVIAFFSVGKPAAVITTMIFGGTPVVRLTVLGMRGVPEAVREAAIAYGASKWYLLTRVDLPLASPSILAGVNQTIMLSLAMVVVASLIGAKGLGEDVLEALQYSSVGQGILAGFAILFCAMILNRVIQGQRD, encoded by the coding sequence ATGATGAAAACCGATCCGGTTATTGCGAACGAGTCGTCGGAACAACTTGCGGAAAATCGTGCCGAAAACCGCGACGAACTAATCAGGGAGTTTGTCGAGACAAACCCGGATTACTACCGCCACCAATTTGCACGCATCGGCGCCAAGGCCGGCTTTACCTGGACCTTCAACCAGATGGCGGCGCTGCTGGGTCCGATCTGGTACGGCATGCGCGGGCTTTGGAACTGGGGCCTGCCGTTTGTCATCCTGGAGACCTTCGCCTTTATCCAGATTGCACGCGGAACCTTTGGTGACCTGGGCGCTGATGCGCGGGATCGGATTGCGCAGATCGAGGGTACGCTGGAGTTTCGCAAACAGCAGCTGGAAGCTGCCATTGAGAAGAACGCCGACAATGTCGATGTGTTCAGGCGAACCATCAAGTCGCTGGAAACAGCGATTGAGGATATTCAGGCGGAGATTGTGGTTGCGGAAGCCAACGCGGTCTGGATCGTCCTGTTCGGACTGGCGATGCTGGCTGTAGTCAAGATTGCCGAAGGCATCATGGCCAATCCGGCGCTTGAGAGCCGGTTTTCGCAATGGCTGTCCGACCGGTCGATCAAGTCAGGACTGGACACTCTCAGAACCGGTACAAGTGCCGTATTCGTATTGCTTATTTTTGCCGTCAGCATCATCCATTTTGCGTTCCCTGGAACGGTGTCCTGGCTGGCGGTTTTCCCGACCGACGTCAATATCCGGCTGACCGCGATCAAGTTCGTCGAGCAGTTCTTCGAGTTCGTACGCTCGTCGGGGCAGTGGGCTTTTGACTTCGTCAGCTATGGCATCCGGGTTGTTCTCGACGGCCTGGAAGTGTTGTTTGTTGCAACCCCATGGCCGGTGATCGCCAGTTTCATAATCCTGCTGACATGGCTGTCGGCCGGTTTCCTGGCCGCGATGGCATCCGCCGGTTTCCTGGCCTACATGGGCCTGTTCGGCTTTTGGGAAAAGGCAATGACGACGCTGGCACTGCTGGGCACGGCTGCCTGCATCTCGATTGTGCTGGGCATTCCACTGGGCCTGTTCTGTGCCAGGCGTCCCAGGTTCTATGCGATCATTCGCCCGATCATGGACTTCATGCAGACCATGCCGTCCTTCGTGTTCATGATCCCTGTGATCGCCTTCTTCAGTGTCGGCAAGCCGGCCGCCGTCATCACGACGATGATCTTTGGCGGTACGCCGGTTGTTCGCCTGACGGTACTTGGCATGCGCGGCGTGCCGGAAGCGGTCAGGGAAGCGGCAATCGCCTATGGCGCATCGAAATGGTACCTGCTGACCCGGGTCGACCTGCCGCTTGCCTCGCCATCCATCCTGGCCGGCGTCAACCAGACCATCATGCTCTCACTGGCCATGGTTGTGGTGGCATCGCTGATCGGTGCCAAGGGGCTTGGTGAGGACGTGCTGGAAGCGCTGCAATACTCATCGGTAGGCCAGGGCATCCTGGCAGGCTTCGCCATCCTGTTCTGCGCCATGATCCTCAACCGGGTGATACAGGGGCAGAGGGACTAG
- a CDS encoding betaine/proline/choline family ABC transporter ATP-binding protein — translation MSNSAYAIEISNVWKIFGDKADDALADIKANGLTKKQVLEKHACVIGVADASMQIKPGEIFCVMGLSGSGKSTLVRHINRLLEPTAGQIVVNGEDIMAMAPDVLRKYRNEHISMVFQNFGLMPHRSVLDNVAMPLEIRGINKNDRIEIAERTIDLVELTGWGNKFAHELSGGMQQRVGLARALAADPEILLMDEPFSALDPLIRRQLQNEFMKLASQMNKTTVFITHDLDEAVRIGDRIAIMRDGRVVQTGTSEDIVLNPADDYVADFVAGISRLKVVRAHAVMQNMKAFESAHGGLKKTAKAFAQNASLKELIDHAILSEDPVAVVNGKGTRVGVITRADLLRTVVEGTETS, via the coding sequence ATGAGCAATAGCGCATATGCCATCGAGATTTCCAATGTCTGGAAGATATTCGGCGACAAGGCGGATGACGCGCTTGCCGACATCAAGGCCAATGGTCTGACCAAGAAGCAGGTTCTGGAAAAACATGCCTGTGTCATCGGTGTTGCCGATGCGAGCATGCAGATCAAGCCCGGTGAAATCTTCTGTGTCATGGGGCTGTCCGGCAGCGGCAAATCCACCCTGGTTCGCCATATCAACCGGCTGCTGGAACCCACCGCCGGGCAGATAGTGGTCAACGGCGAGGACATCATGGCGATGGCGCCGGATGTGCTGCGGAAATATCGCAACGAACATATCTCCATGGTGTTTCAGAACTTTGGCCTGATGCCGCACCGGTCGGTTCTGGACAATGTCGCGATGCCGCTGGAAATCCGGGGCATCAACAAGAACGATCGCATTGAAATTGCTGAACGCACCATTGACCTGGTGGAACTGACCGGGTGGGGCAACAAGTTTGCGCATGAGCTTTCCGGCGGCATGCAGCAGCGGGTAGGGCTGGCGAGAGCACTGGCCGCAGATCCTGAAATCCTGCTGATGGACGAACCGTTCAGTGCCCTTGATCCGCTGATCAGGCGGCAGTTGCAGAACGAGTTCATGAAGCTGGCCTCGCAAATGAACAAGACGACAGTGTTCATCACCCACGACCTGGATGAAGCGGTTCGCATCGGCGACCGTATCGCCATCATGCGCGACGGGAGGGTGGTCCAGACCGGCACGTCTGAGGATATTGTTCTCAATCCGGCAGATGACTATGTGGCGGATTTCGTCGCCGGCATATCGAGATTGAAAGTCGTTCGCGCGCACGCCGTCATGCAGAACATGAAGGCGTTTGAAAGCGCGCACGGCGGCCTGAAGAAAACGGCCAAGGCATTCGCGCAGAATGCATCGCTCAAAGAACTCATTGATCACGCCATTTTGTCGGAAGACCCGGTGGCAGTCGTCAACGGGAAAGGCACACGCGTCGGGGTGATCACACGGGCAGACCTGCTGCGCACGGTGGTCGAAGGTACGGAGACATCATGA
- a CDS encoding glycine betaine ABC transporter substrate-binding protein, with amino-acid sequence MKKIITGAILALSMTVSNAALAVEKVNIGAPAWTGAQAIAHLIQEIVVSKIGGEANLVPGDNAAIFAAMDSGKGDIDVHPDVWLPNQKSFTDKYVDGTGKVALSENPYEGKQSFCVTKQFAEANKVTSIFDLARPEIAKLMDSDGNGKGEIWVGAPGWASANVNQVKVRDYGLLPFMEPVRADQSVMTATVGDSIKKGIGYAFYCYSPHAIWFQHDVVRLEEPAFDPAKYKALQPSEDPNWYENSKVMTEDALKKVQIAYSKSLAERSPAITDLLKNIKLTGEDVSNFAFQIESGKSADQVAKEWVKANSARVDSWLGL; translated from the coding sequence ATGAAGAAGATTATTACCGGCGCAATTCTGGCGCTTTCGATGACCGTATCGAATGCCGCTCTTGCCGTTGAAAAAGTGAATATCGGCGCACCTGCATGGACAGGCGCTCAAGCCATCGCCCATCTCATTCAGGAGATTGTGGTGTCGAAAATCGGTGGTGAGGCCAACCTTGTGCCGGGTGACAATGCGGCGATCTTCGCGGCGATGGATTCCGGCAAGGGTGACATCGATGTTCATCCCGATGTCTGGCTGCCGAACCAGAAAAGCTTTACCGATAAGTATGTGGACGGCACCGGCAAGGTTGCGCTGTCAGAAAATCCATACGAGGGCAAGCAGAGCTTTTGTGTCACCAAACAGTTTGCCGAAGCCAACAAGGTCACGTCGATCTTCGACCTTGCCCGGCCCGAGATTGCCAAGCTGATGGACTCCGACGGCAACGGCAAGGGCGAGATCTGGGTCGGTGCGCCGGGGTGGGCATCCGCCAATGTGAACCAGGTCAAGGTGCGCGACTATGGACTGCTGCCGTTCATGGAGCCGGTACGCGCTGACCAGTCGGTCATGACGGCAACCGTCGGTGACTCGATCAAGAAGGGCATCGGCTATGCCTTCTACTGCTACTCACCGCACGCCATCTGGTTCCAGCATGACGTTGTGCGCCTGGAAGAGCCTGCGTTCGATCCGGCCAAGTACAAGGCCCTGCAGCCGTCCGAAGACCCCAACTGGTACGAGAACTCCAAGGTGATGACCGAGGATGCGCTCAAGAAGGTGCAGATCGCCTATTCGAAATCGCTTGCGGAACGTTCGCCTGCGATCACCGACCTGCTGAAGAACATCAAGCTCACCGGGGAAGATGTTTCAAACTTCGCTTTCCAGATCGAAAGCGGCAAATCGGCAGACCAGGTTGCCAAGGAATGGGTCAAAGCCAACTCAGCCCGCGTCGACAGCTGGCTGGGCCTCTAA
- a CDS encoding alpha/beta fold hydrolase, which translates to MPESSVADIKTVTAVMDRGVDMEKAGQLIFERQGSGFPLVLVHGYLAGAGIWREQFEFFRDRFDVLAPNLPGFGDSAHLTAPDTIPEFAEQVLDGLQEQGVERFHLLGHSMGGMIVQSMAARAPQRIASLVCYGTGPVGALPDRFETIETSRRRLETDGMEKTVRRIAATWFLDGDASGGYEECVDLGLKASMQAALASLSAWETWDGRPDLSAIAADTLVVWGDRDRSYGWPQPEALWRGIANSSLAVVPGCAHNVHMEKSSLFNTIIGDFLPTTP; encoded by the coding sequence GTGCCGGAAAGTTCAGTCGCGGACATCAAGACCGTGACCGCGGTTATGGATCGGGGAGTTGATATGGAAAAGGCCGGTCAACTTATCTTTGAACGACAAGGCAGTGGGTTTCCGCTGGTGCTCGTACATGGGTACCTGGCCGGCGCCGGGATCTGGCGAGAGCAGTTTGAGTTTTTCCGGGACCGCTTTGATGTACTGGCTCCCAACCTGCCGGGCTTCGGTGACAGCGCCCACCTGACGGCCCCCGACACCATCCCTGAATTTGCCGAACAGGTGCTGGATGGATTGCAGGAGCAAGGTGTTGAGCGGTTCCATCTTCTCGGTCATTCGATGGGCGGTATGATTGTGCAATCCATGGCCGCGCGTGCGCCGCAGCGGATTGCCAGCCTGGTTTGTTATGGCACCGGTCCGGTCGGCGCTCTGCCCGACAGGTTCGAGACAATCGAGACCTCGCGCCGGCGCCTGGAAACGGATGGCATGGAGAAGACCGTCAGACGAATTGCTGCAACCTGGTTCTTGGACGGCGATGCATCCGGTGGCTATGAAGAATGTGTCGACCTTGGACTGAAGGCGTCCATGCAGGCAGCATTGGCAAGCCTGTCGGCCTGGGAGACCTGGGATGGACGACCTGATCTCAGCGCAATCGCGGCTGACACGCTGGTTGTCTGGGGGGATCGGGATCGCTCCTACGGCTGGCCGCAGCCGGAAGCGTTGTGGCGCGGTATTGCAAACAGTTCGCTGGCCGTGGTTCCCGGTTGTGCCCACAATGTGCATATGGAAAAATCAAGTCTGTTCAATACAATCATAGGAGATTTCTTGCCCACCACGCCGTAG
- a CDS encoding D-cysteine desulfhydrase, producing MAQPLQSVAAANRQSPETTTSLCKALSIALARFPRVRLGHLPTPLEPMDRLSELLGGPRLWVKRDDCTGLSSGGNKTRKLEYLMADAQEKGANTIITQGATQSNHTRQTVAAAAKLGMKCHILLEDRTGSNDAQYNHNGNVLLDMLHGATVSKRAGGNDMATDMETLAGRLRDQGDEPYIIPGGGSNPIGALGYVNCARELAEQAVDIGLQIDALVHATGSSGTQAGLVTGLAAIESDIHLLGVGTRAPQKKQEQMVFDLAQKTATHLGTGLSISRESVRANCDYVGPGYGVPTEGMKKAVKTLARTEGLLFDPVYSGKGLDGLIDLIGKGAFEGMDNVVFLHTGGSAALFGYPEIFDLPGYTE from the coding sequence ATGGCTCAGCCTTTACAGTCAGTGGCTGCCGCAAACCGGCAGTCTCCCGAGACAACCACAAGCTTGTGTAAAGCGCTCTCGATTGCCCTGGCCAGATTCCCACGTGTGCGTCTCGGTCACCTGCCGACACCGCTGGAACCCATGGACCGGCTCAGTGAATTGCTGGGCGGGCCTCGCCTGTGGGTGAAAAGGGATGATTGCACCGGCCTGTCATCGGGCGGTAACAAGACGCGCAAGCTTGAGTACCTGATGGCCGACGCCCAGGAGAAGGGCGCCAATACAATCATCACACAAGGCGCGACCCAATCCAATCATACGCGCCAGACAGTGGCTGCGGCGGCAAAGCTGGGAATGAAGTGTCATATTCTCCTGGAAGACCGGACCGGTTCCAATGACGCCCAGTACAATCACAACGGCAATGTGCTGCTGGACATGCTGCATGGAGCCACCGTTTCAAAACGGGCCGGCGGCAACGATATGGCAACCGATATGGAAACACTGGCTGGCCGGCTTCGTGATCAGGGTGATGAGCCGTACATCATTCCCGGTGGCGGTTCGAACCCGATTGGCGCGCTTGGTTACGTAAACTGCGCCCGCGAACTGGCGGAACAAGCCGTCGATATTGGTTTGCAGATTGACGCACTTGTCCATGCCACCGGCAGTTCTGGCACCCAAGCCGGATTGGTCACCGGACTGGCGGCTATTGAAAGCGATATCCATCTGCTTGGTGTCGGAACGCGCGCACCGCAGAAAAAGCAGGAGCAGATGGTTTTCGACCTGGCTCAGAAAACGGCGACTCATCTGGGGACCGGACTGAGCATTTCGCGCGAAAGTGTCCGGGCGAATTGCGATTATGTGGGGCCCGGGTACGGAGTGCCGACTGAAGGAATGAAGAAAGCCGTCAAGACACTGGCCAGGACGGAGGGCCTGCTGTTTGACCCGGTCTATTCGGGCAAGGGCCTCGACGGGCTGATCGATCTGATCGGCAAGGGCGCATTTGAGGGCATGGACAATGTCGTCTTCCTGCATACCGGCGGCAGTGCTGCGCTGTTCGGTTATCCGGAAATCTTCGATCTGCCCGGATACACGGAGTAA
- a CDS encoding LysR family transcriptional regulator: MDLRWLEDVLVLLEEGNMTRAANRRNITQPAFSRRIRGFEDWLGTPVLDRKVNRVDLSPSLAANETEIRALTARIRELRGRISTYDPASTTTTIAAQHSSIYSTFPDMALQAQKDFPALKFRVRAGNQRDCVSMFLRGDATMLMFYEAEGSAPLPFGDTVRRGTWGDDRLVPVVGGSMRYAVAGDGSISDDSPAIIYPEESHFGSMFHGTEKRFATRSQTTNPVYETAFSNGIKELVLKGLGVAWLPVSMTHNEIESGQLVSLSGCYGSLPLNIVLYADMQDDTASALLDVWSA, encoded by the coding sequence ATGGATTTGCGCTGGCTTGAAGATGTTTTGGTATTGCTGGAGGAAGGCAATATGACCCGTGCCGCGAACCGGCGAAACATCACCCAACCGGCGTTTTCCCGCCGTATCCGCGGGTTTGAAGACTGGCTCGGTACACCGGTGCTGGACCGCAAGGTCAATCGCGTTGACCTGAGCCCGTCACTGGCGGCAAATGAAACTGAAATCAGGGCGCTCACCGCCCGCATCCGCGAGCTGCGCGGCAGGATTTCGACCTATGACCCGGCAAGCACCACGACCACGATTGCAGCCCAGCATTCATCCATCTACTCGACCTTTCCCGACATGGCATTGCAGGCACAGAAGGATTTTCCGGCACTCAAGTTTCGCGTGCGCGCCGGCAATCAGAGGGACTGTGTTTCGATGTTCCTGCGCGGTGATGCCACCATGCTGATGTTTTATGAGGCCGAAGGATCAGCCCCGCTGCCGTTTGGCGACACAGTCAGGCGCGGCACCTGGGGTGACGACAGGCTGGTGCCGGTCGTTGGCGGCAGCATGCGTTATGCCGTTGCCGGCGACGGATCGATATCGGACGACAGCCCGGCAATCATCTATCCGGAAGAGAGTCATTTCGGCTCGATGTTCCATGGAACAGAAAAACGCTTCGCCACCCGCAGCCAGACAACAAACCCGGTCTATGAGACAGCATTTTCCAACGGCATCAAGGAACTGGTCCTGAAGGGACTGGGGGTCGCCTGGTTACCCGTCAGCATGACTCATAACGAGATCGAAAGCGGCCAGTTGGTCAGCCTCAGCGGCTGCTATGGCAGCTTGCCGCTCAACATTGTGTTGTATGCCGACATGCAGGATGACACCGCCAGCGCATTACTGGACGTCTGGAGTGCCTGA
- a CDS encoding LysR substrate-binding domain-containing protein: MAKKALLQGFGDVDFRLLRVFRTVARCGGLAASEFELNIGRSTISRHISDLEVRLGMTLCYRGPAGFSLSGEGEKVLEATEMLLAAVEGFQNEVDDIHRNMRGTFKLAFFDLSSTNPAAHVHAAIADFETVAPEVNLELSTEPPNVIEAGVINGRYDLGIVPVHRQSAVLSYADLYREEMILYCGRGHPCFDGSNSNLDLKQLSAFKYAGFGFNSPNMVVGQRMNFRISARVHNEEALSVLIQSGKYLGFLPDHVAAPYVAADIMRPVEKDKIRYTTQLAAIVRKRPELNRKTDKFLRCLLQAHRRDGATG; encoded by the coding sequence ATGGCCAAAAAAGCTCTTCTTCAGGGATTTGGAGATGTCGACTTCAGACTGTTGCGCGTATTTCGCACGGTTGCCCGGTGCGGCGGCCTGGCAGCATCCGAATTCGAGCTGAATATCGGGCGTTCGACGATCAGCAGGCACATATCCGATCTTGAGGTGCGCCTCGGCATGACCTTGTGTTATCGCGGGCCTGCCGGTTTTTCCCTGTCCGGAGAAGGCGAAAAGGTGCTGGAGGCCACGGAGATGCTGCTGGCAGCGGTTGAAGGTTTCCAGAACGAGGTTGACGATATTCACCGCAATATGAGGGGCACCTTCAAGCTGGCCTTCTTCGACCTGTCCTCGACCAACCCGGCGGCTCATGTGCATGCTGCCATTGCCGACTTCGAGACGGTGGCGCCTGAGGTCAACCTCGAATTGTCGACCGAACCGCCGAACGTCATCGAGGCAGGTGTCATCAATGGGCGTTATGACCTGGGGATTGTGCCTGTCCACCGGCAATCGGCGGTGCTGAGTTATGCCGATCTGTACCGCGAGGAAATGATATTGTACTGCGGTCGGGGACACCCGTGCTTTGACGGTTCAAACAGCAATCTCGACCTGAAACAATTGTCTGCATTCAAGTACGCCGGCTTCGGTTTCAATTCACCCAACATGGTTGTCGGCCAGCGTATGAACTTCCGGATATCGGCACGTGTTCACAATGAAGAAGCACTTTCGGTGCTCATACAGTCGGGCAAGTATCTGGGTTTTCTGCCTGACCATGTAGCGGCTCCCTACGTGGCGGCGGACATCATGCGACCTGTCGAAAAGGACAAGATTCGTTATACAACACAGCTTGCGGCAATTGTCAGGAAACGCCCGGAACTCAACCGCAAAACGGATAAGTTCCTGCGCTGCCTGTTGCAGGCGCACCGGCGGGATGGCGCTACAGGATAG
- a CDS encoding BCCT family transporter: protein MAVKPALTDLPIKTADAGFYRGFSKDVTIASKFIIGGLVIWAVAFPEQAGSVLNKFNSFILSNFASWYIWVVALFVLVCILLAIWPAAGKLNLGRDGEKPEFSNFSWFSMMFGAGIGVGMLTWAVAEPVYHFGNNPEVIKGLTNGGNADNIRMAYKWSFLHWGLGAWACYAIAGLALAFFSYRRNLPLTIRSSLTPLFGKSLSGPFGNVIDIVAVVATILGVAQTLGFGVEQFVSGLARIGIGGLQTAEGTASSAGIIVAIVAIMGASTLSALSGVGKGIKWLSNINMVLSIALLSFFLLFGSTFFGLQALVVGVWDYLIAMPDMMFRVWHGDGNPDSVATKLANWQGAWSVFYWAWWVAFAPFVGLFLARISXGRSIREFVLGAMIVPSLMCFVWFTWAGGTAIDLELNGGAGGVITSAPDGDKIFAMTNFMLAPIAEVLSWLMSFMIVVLLMTYLVTSADSAVLIVNTINAAGDEGPKARPHIIFWGVALGAVVAALLLVGGLKAIQTAMVIGALPFSIVMVLMCFALIKAIYNDSRREKAGMETVVNPAE, encoded by the coding sequence ATGGCAGTCAAGCCAGCACTTACTGATCTTCCGATCAAGACGGCGGACGCCGGGTTTTACCGGGGGTTCAGTAAGGACGTAACAATTGCGTCCAAATTCATCATTGGCGGACTTGTGATCTGGGCCGTGGCCTTTCCGGAACAGGCCGGATCTGTACTCAACAAGTTCAATTCATTCATTCTGAGCAACTTCGCCAGCTGGTACATCTGGGTCGTGGCCCTGTTTGTCCTGGTGTGCATCCTGCTGGCTATCTGGCCTGCAGCGGGCAAGCTCAACCTGGGCCGGGACGGGGAAAAGCCGGAGTTTTCCAACTTTTCCTGGTTTTCCATGATGTTCGGCGCCGGTATCGGTGTCGGCATGCTGACCTGGGCGGTGGCGGAACCGGTGTATCATTTCGGCAACAACCCGGAAGTGATCAAGGGCCTGACCAATGGCGGCAATGCCGACAATATCCGCATGGCCTACAAGTGGTCGTTCCTGCACTGGGGGCTTGGCGCGTGGGCGTGCTATGCCATCGCCGGGCTGGCGCTGGCGTTCTTCAGCTATCGCCGCAACCTGCCGCTGACCATCCGGTCGTCGCTGACGCCGCTGTTCGGCAAGTCCCTGTCCGGTCCGTTCGGCAATGTCATTGATATCGTTGCCGTGGTGGCCACTATTCTGGGTGTGGCCCAGACGCTGGGCTTTGGTGTCGAGCAGTTTGTGTCCGGGCTTGCCCGTATCGGCATTGGCGGCCTGCAGACCGCGGAAGGCACGGCCAGTTCTGCCGGCATCATCGTGGCCATCGTGGCCATCATGGGAGCCTCGACRCTGTCGGCGCTGTCGGGTGTCGGCAAGGGCATCAAGTGGCTGTCCAACATCAACATGGTGCTGTCCATTGCGCTGCTCAGCTTCTTCCTGCTGTTCGGCTCGACATTCTTCGGCCTGCAGGCGCTTGTGGTCGGTGTCTGGGATTACCTGATTGCCATGCCGGACATGATGTTCCGGGTCTGGCACGGTGACGGCAATCCGGACAGCGTGGCGACCAAGCTGGCCAACTGGCAGGGCGCATGGTCTGTGTTCTACTGGGCATGGTGGGTGGCGTTTGCGCCGTTCGTGGGTCTGTTCCTGGCGCGTATTTCCARGGGCCGGTCGATCCGCGAGTTTGTTCTGGGCGCCATGATCGTGCCGTCGCTGATGTGCTTTGTGTGGTTCACCTGGGCCGGTGGCACAGCCATTGACCTGGAACTGAACGGTGGCGCAGGCGGTGTCATCACCTCAGCGCCTGACGGTGACAAGATCTTTGCCATGACCAACTTCATGCTGGCACCGATAGCCGAAGTGCTGTCGTGGCTGATGTCGTTCATGATCGTGGTCTTGCTGATGACCTACCTGGTCACCTCGGCTGATAGTGCGGTGCTGATTGTCAACACCATCAATGCAGCCGGTGATGAAGGTCCCAAGGCGCGTCCGCATATCATCTTCTGGGGTGTTGCGCTGGGAGCTGTGGTTGCAGCCCTGTTGCTGGTGGGTGGCCTGAAGGCCATTCAGACGGCGATGGTGATCGGGGCCTTGCCGTTTTCCATTGTGATGGTGCTGATGTGCTTTGCGCTGATCAAGGCCATCTACAATGACAGCCGGCGCGAAAAGGCCGGTATGGAAACGGTGGTCAACCCGGCTGAATAA